The nucleotide sequence GTCGTCGGAACTGAAAAGCTCGGGGTTGTCTTTGACGTACTTCGTGTCGGCCGCTTTGGTCAGCAACGTGCGTCCGGCGGCTTTGACCCGAACGACCGGTGCTTCGGCGCGCAGGCGGCGATAGATAGGGAAGGGATCGCGGTCGAGTGCATCAAGCGTGATGGATTCGTCCACCGGGGCAAGTTCAGTCATCGCTTTCCCCCAACAACCGCAGTGCGTTCTGTTTCAAGATAAGCGGCCGCACCTCATCCTTGAACGGTGCCTTTTCGAAATCGGCAAGCCATCGGTCGGGTGTAATCGCCGGCCAGTCAGAGCCGAACAGCATTTTCTTTTTCAGGATTGAATTGGCGTAACGAATGAAGGTTTCGGGAAAGTACTTGGGGCTCCAGCCGCTCATGTCATAGTAGACATTCGGTTTGTGCTGGCAGACGGCCAGCCCTTCTTCCGTCCAGGGAAAACTGGGATGGGCGAGGATGATCGGCATGTCGGGAAAATCGACCGCCACATCATCGAGATACATTGGGTTGGAATACTTCAGTCGCATCCCCATGCCGCCCCGCATGCCTGAGCCAACGCCGGTCTGGCCAGTGTGAAAGAGCGTGATCACACCTTCTTCCGCGCAGGCCTCCAACACTGTGTAGCACGCCTCGCGGTCATTGGGGAAAAACCCCTGCATCGTGGGGTGAAACTTGAAACCGCGCACACCGAAGTCCCGGACCAGCCGCTTGACCTCGCGCGCGCCTGCCTTGCCCTTGTGCGGATCGATGGAGGCGAAGGGGATCAGGATATCATCGTTTTCGGCGCAGATGCCAGCAACCTCTTCGTTGGAATAGCGGCGAAAGCCTGTCTCGCGCTCTGCATCGACAGGGAAGATAACGGCGGCGATGTTGCGCTCGCGATAGTAGGCGGCGGTATCCTGAACCGTCGGCAACATTCCATCCGCGCCCGCCGGGTTCTTGAAGTATTTGGCCATACCGGCCTGAAATTCGTTGTAACCGTCATCGCGGCCGTGGTTGCAGGGTTCTTCTGCATGCGTGTGAAAATCGATCGCTTTGACCGCGCTGAAATCAACCATGATGGGCCTCCTGTTTAAAATGCTATACAGTAGAACCGTTAACCTATACAACAAAATTGAAGGCAGGGAGGAAGATGAATGGTGGACAGCTTGGGCAAGCGGAACGTGACGCGTGTCGAGATTGACGGTGACATCGCGACCCTCATCTTTGATCGCCCCGAGAAGCGGAACGCCATGAACGACCAGCTTGTTGCTGAGCTTGACGCCTTTTTTGCCAATCCACCAGAGAGTGTGAACGCCGTGATCCTGCGCGGGGAAGGCGGGCATTTCTGTTCAGGTCTTGATCTGGCGGAGCACGAGCACCGCGACCCGATTGAAGGTGTCTATCATTCGCGCAATTGGCATCGTGTGTCCGATGCCATCGAGCTTGGCGGATTGCCAGTCGTCTCGGTCCTGACCGGCGCTGTAATTGGCGGCGGGCTTGAAATCGCAGCCTCGACCCATGTTCGTATTGCTGAGCCGGATGTGCGGTTCCAGCTGCCCGAAGGGCGGCGCGGGATATTCGTAGGCGGCGGTGCTACCGTGCGTGTCGGCCGTTTGCTCGGCGCAGACCGGATGCGGGAGATGATGCTGACGGGGCGCAACTACGGTGCAGAAGAAGGCCTAGCGCTCGGGCTGTGCCACTATTCTGTCGAGGCTGGCGAAGGTTACGATCTTGCGAAAAAACTTGCGCGCAAGATCGCGGATAATGCGCCCTTCTCGAACTACCTGATGATGCAGGCCATCTCGCGTATTCAGGATATGCCCCGCGCTGAGGGGTTCTTCACGGAAAGCCTTGCGGCCGCGATGTCTCAGACGTCCGACGGCGCAAAAGAAGGGTTGCGGGCATTCTTGGAGAAACGGCCGCCGAAATTCAGATAACCAAGGCAGATGAGCGGAAAAACCGACACTGCATCACCTTTGTCTCACTGGGAGGAGAAGACATGAAAAAACGTAGCCTTATCAAAACAGCGATTGCCGGACTGGTAACCGCGGCAGCTCTGGGCGGCTCGGCCCATGCGCAAGAGGTCACTCTGCGCTTGCACCAGTTCCTGCCGCCTCCTGCGACGGTGCCTGCCAAGATCCTCAAGCCCTGGGCGACTGCGGTGGAAGAGGCCTCTGGCGGTCGAATTGCGATCCAGCATTTCGATGCCATGTCATTGGGTGGCCGTCCGCCGGAGTTGATGGATCAGGCGCGCGACGGCGTTGTTGACCTGTCCATGACGGTCGTTGGATACACCCCGGGACGCTTCCCCCGCACGGAAGTCTTCGAGCTGCCCTTCATGATGACCAACCCTGTCGCCACAGCGTCCGCCTATTGGGAGATGGTCGAGACGGACTGGCAAAGCAATGAGTATAAGGATGTCAAGGTTCTGGGCGCTTGGGTGCATGGCCCCGGTGTTGTTCACTCCAAGGACGGCGTAAACAGTCTTGAGGATATGAAAGGTCTGACGGTACGTGGCCCGACGCGTATCATCAACGATATGCTGTCGGAGCTGGGCGCAGAACCTGTTGGCATGCCACTGCCCGCAATTCCCGAGGCGCTGTCCAAGGGCGTTGTCAAAGGCACGGTTATTCCATGGGAAGTGACCCCTGCGATCCGCCTGTCGGAGCTGGTGACAAACCACACGGAATTCTCCGGCGAAGAGGCGCTTTATGCGGCGACAATCGTTCTGGTGATGAACAAGGCCAAATATGAGGCGCTGCCCGATGATCTCAAAGCGATCATTGATGCGGAGTCAGGCGCAAAACTGTCCAAGTTCGCCACTCAGGTGATGTGGGACATGGATGCACCCGCGCGTGCCATTGCAGAAAAAGCTGGCAACACCATTGTTGAGCTCGACGCGGACGAAGTGGCTCGCTGGAAAGAGGCTGCGGGCCCTGTGATTGACCGCTGGATCGCCGACATGGACGGCAAGGGCCTCGATGGCGCAGCTTTGATCGAGCAGGCAAAAGCGCTGATCAAAAAGCACGGCGGTTAATTCCTGAAGGTATTTGGGCAATCAAACGATGTATCACACCCTCGACAGACTAGCGTATGCGCTTGCGCGGGTTCTGGCTCTGGCTGGTGGCTTGGTTCTGTTGGGCATTACGTTGCTGACTTGCGTATCGATCATCGGGCGTGTCTTTGTGCCCTTTGATATTGGGCTTGGTCCCATTCGCGGCATCTATGACATGACTGAGATCGGTATGGCCGCTGCTATCTTCGCCTTTCTGCCCTGGGCGCAGTATAGGGAAGCCCATGCGCGCGTTGATCTGTTCCAGTTTGCAATGCCGCGTAAGGCCGATCAGTTTCTTGACTTGGCTTTCAATGCTGGCATGGCCTTTGCGGCGGCGGTTGGAACCTATCGGCTCTACCTTGGTATGCAGGACAAGCTTTCCTACGGTGAAACGACGCTGATTGCGCAGATCCCTGTCTGGCAGGGATATGCCGCGGGCCTTATCGGCGCGGTGGGCTTTGTCATCGTCTCCGTCTTTTGCACCCTGCGGTCTGGGCGTCGATTGGCCGGGTATGCAGACAATCCCAAAGGGATTCAGCCATGACCAACATCGAACTGGCGATCTGGTCCCTGCCGGTACTGTTGATCCTTGTTTTCCTGCGCGCACCCATTGCGCTTGCCATGATCGGCGTTGGCGTTGGTGGCACGTATCTGGTGATCGGCACGCCCATGATGACGCTCAACCAGCTCAAGACGCTTACTTACGGTACCTTTTCCAACTATTCGTTTTCGATCATCCCACTGTTCTTGCTGATGGGTCAGTTCGCCACGCAGTCAGGCATGTCCACATCACTGTTCAAGGCCGCAGAGAGCTTTCTGGGTCACCGCAAAGGTGGTGTGGCCATGTCCGCCATCGGCGCTTGCGCTGGATTTGGTGCGATCTGCGGATCGTCCCTGGCAACAGCGGCCACCATGGGGCAAGTCGCCCTGCCTGAAATGAAACGCTACGGATATCCAGACAGCCTGTCTACCGGTGCGCTGGCGGCGGGCGGCACCCTTGGCATTCTGATCCCGCCCTCTGTTATCCTCGTGATCTACGCAATCCTTGCGGAGCAGAACATCGCCAAACTCTTCGTCGCGGCGTTTATCCCCGGCATTTTGGCCGCCATCGGTTACATGATCGCGATTTCCATCTGGGTGCGCGTACGGCCCAATGCAGCCCAGTTGAGTCCGCGTGTGCCATGGGGGCAACGTCTGGTCATGCTGGGAAAGATCTGGCCAGTTATCGTAATTTTCGTGGCTGTCGTTGGCGGCATCTACGCCGGGATTTTCACCCCAACGGAGGCTGCAGCCGTCGGCGCGGCAGGTACATTCATCGCCGCACTGGCAAGCGGCGAAATGTCGTGGCCCCGATTGACGGAATCCATCCTGTCCACGGCCAGTGCCTCGGCGATGATCTTTCTGATCATTTTGGGCGCGGGCATTTACAACAACTTCCTGTCGCTCACGCAATTGCCGCAAGAAGCCTCCGCATGGGTTGGCACACAAGGCTTCTCGCCGTGGTTTGTGCT is from Sulfitobacter geojensis and encodes:
- a CDS encoding TRAP transporter substrate-binding protein, coding for MKKRSLIKTAIAGLVTAAALGGSAHAQEVTLRLHQFLPPPATVPAKILKPWATAVEEASGGRIAIQHFDAMSLGGRPPELMDQARDGVVDLSMTVVGYTPGRFPRTEVFELPFMMTNPVATASAYWEMVETDWQSNEYKDVKVLGAWVHGPGVVHSKDGVNSLEDMKGLTVRGPTRIINDMLSELGAEPVGMPLPAIPEALSKGVVKGTVIPWEVTPAIRLSELVTNHTEFSGEEALYAATIVLVMNKAKYEALPDDLKAIIDAESGAKLSKFATQVMWDMDAPARAIAEKAGNTIVELDADEVARWKEAAGPVIDRWIADMDGKGLDGAALIEQAKALIKKHGG
- a CDS encoding TRAP transporter small permease: MYHTLDRLAYALARVLALAGGLVLLGITLLTCVSIIGRVFVPFDIGLGPIRGIYDMTEIGMAAAIFAFLPWAQYREAHARVDLFQFAMPRKADQFLDLAFNAGMAFAAAVGTYRLYLGMQDKLSYGETTLIAQIPVWQGYAAGLIGAVGFVIVSVFCTLRSGRRLAGYADNPKGIQP
- a CDS encoding crotonase/enoyl-CoA hydratase family protein, with protein sequence MVDSLGKRNVTRVEIDGDIATLIFDRPEKRNAMNDQLVAELDAFFANPPESVNAVILRGEGGHFCSGLDLAEHEHRDPIEGVYHSRNWHRVSDAIELGGLPVVSVLTGAVIGGGLEIAASTHVRIAEPDVRFQLPEGRRGIFVGGGATVRVGRLLGADRMREMMLTGRNYGAEEGLALGLCHYSVEAGEGYDLAKKLARKIADNAPFSNYLMMQAISRIQDMPRAEGFFTESLAAAMSQTSDGAKEGLRAFLEKRPPKFR
- a CDS encoding amidohydrolase family protein; amino-acid sequence: MVDFSAVKAIDFHTHAEEPCNHGRDDGYNEFQAGMAKYFKNPAGADGMLPTVQDTAAYYRERNIAAVIFPVDAERETGFRRYSNEEVAGICAENDDILIPFASIDPHKGKAGAREVKRLVRDFGVRGFKFHPTMQGFFPNDREACYTVLEACAEEGVITLFHTGQTGVGSGMRGGMGMRLKYSNPMYLDDVAVDFPDMPIILAHPSFPWTEEGLAVCQHKPNVYYDMSGWSPKYFPETFIRYANSILKKKMLFGSDWPAITPDRWLADFEKAPFKDEVRPLILKQNALRLLGESDD
- a CDS encoding TRAP transporter large permease, translating into MTNIELAIWSLPVLLILVFLRAPIALAMIGVGVGGTYLVIGTPMMTLNQLKTLTYGTFSNYSFSIIPLFLLMGQFATQSGMSTSLFKAAESFLGHRKGGVAMSAIGACAGFGAICGSSLATAATMGQVALPEMKRYGYPDSLSTGALAAGGTLGILIPPSVILVIYAILAEQNIAKLFVAAFIPGILAAIGYMIAISIWVRVRPNAAQLSPRVPWGQRLVMLGKIWPVIVIFVAVVGGIYAGIFTPTEAAAVGAAGTFIAALASGEMSWPRLTESILSTASASAMIFLIILGAGIYNNFLSLTQLPQEASAWVGTQGFSPWFVLTIVLIMYLLFGCVMDSLSMVLLTVPIIFPIMSVLDFGLSVNDFGLWFGILVLIVVEVGLITPPVGMNLFIINGMSKTTPISETYKGALPFVITDIVRVVILASFPAITLWLVWVIDAL